The following is a genomic window from Fusarium oxysporum Fo47 chromosome IV, complete sequence.
GTACATGATGAGGGCGAGGAATACTCCAAGGACATAGAGTATCTCACCAGCTCGAACCGCAACATCGCCGAAAGCATTGGTCTTGGGAAGCACCTGCATAGCAACTCTGCCAAGTTGCTGAATGCCGAAAGCTCCCTGACCAAGCGGTCCTATTGGGAGAAAAGACGAGGTTATCACCTCCTTCGGAGGAAGTGAGTGAATGGTCAGCCGATGGAAGTATAACGCTAAAACACAGGCCGAGAACAACTGGCCGATGCCCCAGAGAACATATGAGGCCACCAGAGTTGTAAGCGCATGGTGGTGATTGGGAAGAGCCTCTGCGACGATTCCTCCAGTAGCAGCCGCAACCACTGCTGGTACGATGGGTAACAGGAGTGCAGCTGTTATGTTTTCGAGGCCAGGACGATGGCGGTGCATAACGATGAAGGGCATCGTGATGCAAGTGGCAATGGAGAGCCAAACATCAACCCACCAGAATGCCCACGCTAGATATATTACCCATTCTCCCCATGGCTGTAAGCAGAACACCATCATGTTGATGACAGCTATCAAAACGTCAGCACTCACTTTGCCTAGGGAATGTGTTGCTCACTTGCAAAGGCCATGGGCATGCATCCTAGGAACAAACTCTGGCCAGCATGGGCAATCATCGCCGACCAAATCTCTGGATACAACGCATAACGTGCAATGCTTATACCAAGGAAGACAATAAACAGAACAACATTAAGCGCGAAGAAAATGTAAGAGATATACTGAAGCCATATCGCCTGGTAAGGAAAGTTATGAAGCAATATGGCAACGATGCCTGTACCCATACAAACAGCGAACCatctgttgatgatgtaAGTGGTTAACTCTTGTCAAAATGGATACATGACTTACGATGGTGTGAAATTGCGTACAAGTCTCCTCCAGCCAGTATTCTCCTTACACGGCAGAGTCGACTCGCAAGGCTTGGGAGTAGAACCGCTACAT
Proteins encoded in this region:
- a CDS encoding voltage-dependent anion channel gives rise to the protein MSDCTTSTPNGAVCSGSTPKPCESTLPCKENTGWRRLVRNFTPSWFAVCMGTGIVAILLHNFPYQAIWLQYISYIFFALNVVLFIVFLGISIARYALYPEIWSAMIAHAGQSLFLGCMPMAFATVINMMVFCLQPWGEWVIYLAWAFWWVDVWLSIATCITMPFIVMHRHRPGLENITAALLLPIVPAVVAAATGGIVAEALPNHHHALTTLVASYVLWGIGQLFSACVLALYFHRLTIHSLPPKEVITSSFLPIGPLGQGAFGIQQLGRVAMQVLPKTNAFGDVAVRAGEILYVLGVFLALIMYGFALVWLAFALISIATKPPSFSIGFWGFTFPLGVLATCSNLLAENLDSEYFKVSTAMISLSVILLWIVVATRTAKLAITGEMFHAPCLKDLRDKSQAAGSDRRV